In Leptospira sp. WS58.C1, a single genomic region encodes these proteins:
- a CDS encoding 7TM diverse intracellular signaling domain-containing protein: protein MKGLFYSFLKKGGVKYSYKSIPMDLYRAFVLILCFSASSLLSQEAIPLSSQIERKRISTEVYFLEDPNKGLGIERVSSAEYSAKFKKSDMDPLNFGQTNFDYWIRITLKNPEKTQIRKILEVDYTNIDRVDFYAEDSSGKQELVNSSGMAFPYPVRKVNHRNFIYTLEFQPEQTRTFYLKLNTSGGLVFPLILWDPETFYHQNADVHLGLGLYYGIMCVMILYHLLIFLSTRDISYLFFVTNIFGFFGIQLVLTGHGFQYLWSEYPDLQRNLYVVFTGICMSSLVLFAQKFLNTAENINRYLNYSLHFTWVIHALLTFSPLFLPPEFTVKVSLALSILAPSLVLIAASICFFKNYRPARYFLLAFSFLCISGMFVVLKFANLVGVSNWADDGLYIGSSMSALIFSFALADKINILKKEKEDAQRKIFEAQKENLEMQKTLNDSLETLVIERTKTIEEQKLDIEAKAKLIEKDLAIAGKIQFSLLPSVLPKAHNVRIAYRCIPMLHVGGDFVDLISDRTGRAIGIFICDVTGHGTGAAMVAAMVKMALADWSDYLSDPGYMLAKMRAQLMGKLNGNFVTATMITFYPESGRILIANAGHPEAILIRKSSGKHETYRPAGIAINEFLSTPNYQTLKTELSKGDKLILYTDGLPEARSREGDFYGDDRFLDLLKSFSELEPEVFCNSVIGKIQHFTQEEQSSHDDMAMVVLEYLG, encoded by the coding sequence TTGAAAGGACTATTTTATTCTTTCCTAAAGAAGGGAGGAGTAAAATATTCCTACAAAAGTATTCCCATGGATCTTTACCGGGCTTTCGTTCTAATTTTATGTTTTTCGGCCTCGTCTTTATTATCGCAGGAGGCCATTCCATTATCTTCCCAGATAGAACGTAAAAGAATTAGTACTGAGGTCTATTTTTTAGAAGATCCTAATAAGGGTTTAGGGATTGAAAGGGTCTCTTCCGCGGAATATTCGGCTAAATTCAAAAAATCGGATATGGATCCGCTGAACTTCGGACAAACTAACTTCGATTATTGGATCAGGATTACCCTTAAAAACCCAGAAAAGACACAGATCCGAAAAATTTTAGAAGTTGATTATACGAATATAGATCGGGTGGACTTTTATGCGGAAGATTCTTCCGGTAAACAAGAGTTAGTCAATTCGAGTGGGATGGCCTTTCCTTATCCTGTCCGAAAAGTCAATCATAGGAATTTTATTTATACTTTGGAATTCCAACCGGAACAGACCCGCACTTTTTATCTGAAGTTGAACACAAGCGGGGGGTTGGTGTTTCCATTGATCCTTTGGGATCCCGAGACTTTCTATCATCAAAACGCGGATGTACATTTGGGTCTTGGGTTATATTACGGGATCATGTGCGTGATGATCCTTTATCATTTATTGATATTCTTATCTACTCGCGATATCAGCTATCTGTTTTTCGTGACTAATATTTTCGGTTTTTTTGGGATACAATTAGTTCTTACCGGTCACGGGTTCCAATACCTTTGGTCGGAATATCCGGATCTACAGAGGAATTTGTACGTGGTCTTTACCGGGATATGTATGTCTTCTTTGGTTTTGTTCGCCCAAAAGTTTTTGAATACCGCGGAAAATATAAATCGTTATTTGAATTATTCTTTGCATTTCACTTGGGTGATCCATGCTCTTCTGACTTTCTCTCCACTATTTTTACCTCCGGAGTTTACCGTAAAAGTAAGTCTTGCTCTGAGTATTCTTGCTCCTTCTTTGGTCTTGATTGCCGCCTCAATTTGTTTTTTTAAAAATTATAGACCCGCAAGATATTTTTTATTGGCATTCAGTTTCTTATGTATATCGGGAATGTTTGTTGTTTTAAAATTCGCGAATTTGGTCGGAGTTTCCAATTGGGCGGATGACGGATTATATATAGGCTCTTCCATGTCCGCTTTGATATTCTCTTTTGCATTGGCTGATAAGATCAATATTCTGAAAAAAGAGAAAGAAGACGCACAACGTAAGATTTTCGAAGCCCAGAAAGAAAATCTGGAAATGCAAAAAACTCTCAACGATTCATTGGAAACCTTAGTGATAGAAAGGACCAAAACTATAGAAGAGCAAAAGTTAGATATAGAAGCTAAGGCGAAATTGATCGAGAAGGACCTTGCAATCGCCGGAAAGATACAATTTTCACTTTTACCTTCCGTTCTTCCTAAGGCGCATAATGTAAGAATTGCATATAGATGTATTCCGATGCTTCATGTGGGAGGGGATTTTGTCGATCTGATCTCCGATCGAACAGGCAGAGCTATAGGGATCTTTATCTGCGATGTTACCGGACACGGAACTGGTGCAGCAATGGTGGCGGCTATGGTCAAGATGGCTCTTGCAGATTGGTCCGACTATTTAAGTGATCCGGGGTACATGCTCGCAAAGATGAGAGCCCAGCTGATGGGGAAACTGAACGGAAATTTTGTGACTGCTACCATGATCACATTCTATCCTGAGTCTGGACGGATCCTAATCGCAAATGCCGGACATCCGGAAGCGATCTTGATCCGTAAATCCAGTGGAAAACATGAGACCTATCGTCCTGCCGGGATTGCGATCAATGAATTCCTATCCACTCCGAATTATCAGACTTTGAAAACCGAATTAAGTAAAGGTGATAAACTTATACTATACACTGACGGCCTTCCGGAAGCAAGATCGAGGGAAGGCGACTTTTATGGAGATGATAGATTTTTAGATCTGCTCAAAAGCTTTTCCGAATTAGAGCCTGAAGTATTTTGTAATTCGGTGATAGGAAAAATCCAACATTTCACTCAAGAGGAACAAAGTTCTCACGACGATATGGCTATGGTCGTTTTGGAATATTTAGGTTAA
- a CDS encoding 7TM diverse intracellular signaling domain-containing protein, translating to MNCKSFILYIVFTALLVGSSLSADDKIRVSKDIERLPLGKAVYYLEDPERKLTFEDITKPDVGSKFIKSDKDSLDFGQLNYNYWFRLSFENDTPESVSKLIEINYSNIDIVQFYKPNLDGTYSKEESGMLFPFSARSFKNRNFVYQIDLQPGQQKTYYLMTWTSGGLNIPLTLWDKETFSQYNADVQHGLGLYYGVMIVMILYNIFIFFSVRDVSYFYYVCYILGFLGIQMVLTGHGFQYLWPTFPFLQRNFYVVFTGICMASVLLFTKRFLNTKENVPKWLDKSMKALIVAHGLIVLTPLVLPPEITVKLALVLTLPVLIFIPTATVISFLKKFRPARYFLLAFTVLTISGTVVVLRFINVLGSTFLTEYGLYLGSTMEVILLSIALADRINIMKKEKEEAQARTLEMQKILTESYARFVPKDFLANLGKDSILDVRLGDQIQKEMAVLFSDIRSFTTLSEQMTPAENFNFINSYLSRMSPIIQRHNGFIDKFIGDAIMALFQRNVIDAVSAGVEMQRYLKEYNEHRHRQGYIPIQIGVGIHSGSLMLGTIGAEERLEGTVISDTVNLASRIESLTKVYGSRIAVSESTIEEVKKDGKFHFRFLDRVKVKGKQRPVSVYEVFDGDEPQHQDLKLKTKESYEKGVKAFYSNSFEEAKQQFENVISIFPDDKATQLYLKRLYPVTHDRKLEEVEE from the coding sequence ATGAATTGTAAAAGTTTTATTCTCTATATCGTTTTCACCGCGTTATTGGTGGGTTCTTCTTTATCAGCAGATGATAAAATACGCGTTAGCAAAGATATTGAACGACTACCTTTGGGTAAGGCAGTTTATTATCTGGAAGACCCGGAAAGGAAATTAACTTTCGAAGATATTACCAAGCCCGATGTGGGATCAAAATTTATCAAATCCGATAAGGATTCTTTGGATTTCGGCCAATTGAATTATAATTACTGGTTTCGATTAAGTTTTGAAAACGATACTCCTGAATCCGTTTCCAAATTGATCGAGATAAATTACAGTAATATTGATATAGTACAATTTTATAAACCTAATCTGGATGGAACTTATTCTAAAGAAGAAAGCGGGATGCTTTTTCCTTTTTCTGCCAGAAGTTTCAAAAATCGCAATTTCGTTTATCAGATCGATCTACAACCCGGGCAACAAAAAACTTATTATTTGATGACATGGACCAGCGGAGGTTTGAATATTCCTCTTACACTTTGGGATAAGGAGACCTTCTCGCAATACAACGCCGATGTGCAGCATGGTTTAGGTTTATATTATGGAGTGATGATCGTAATGATCCTCTATAATATTTTTATCTTTTTCTCCGTAAGAGATGTAAGTTATTTTTACTACGTATGTTATATCCTCGGTTTTTTAGGGATACAGATGGTGCTCACGGGGCATGGTTTCCAATACCTATGGCCAACATTTCCGTTTTTACAAAGGAATTTTTACGTAGTATTTACGGGGATCTGTATGGCCTCCGTTCTCCTATTTACAAAAAGGTTTTTGAATACAAAGGAAAATGTTCCGAAATGGTTGGATAAATCCATGAAGGCCCTGATTGTCGCCCATGGATTGATCGTTCTGACTCCTTTGGTTTTACCTCCGGAGATTACGGTAAAATTAGCGTTGGTCCTGACCCTTCCGGTTCTGATCTTTATTCCTACCGCTACCGTGATCAGCTTCTTGAAAAAGTTCCGTCCGGCACGTTATTTTCTTTTGGCTTTCACTGTTCTTACCATTTCAGGAACGGTAGTGGTCCTTCGTTTTATCAATGTTTTGGGTTCTACCTTCTTGACCGAATACGGATTGTATCTGGGTTCTACTATGGAGGTTATTCTTCTTTCCATCGCTTTGGCGGACCGTATCAATATTATGAAAAAGGAAAAGGAAGAAGCCCAGGCAAGGACTTTGGAAATGCAAAAGATACTCACTGAGTCTTACGCTAGATTCGTTCCGAAAGACTTTTTAGCCAATTTAGGAAAAGACTCCATTTTGGATGTAAGACTTGGGGATCAGATCCAGAAAGAGATGGCTGTTCTATTCAGCGATATCCGTTCTTTTACCACTTTGTCCGAACAAATGACTCCGGCAGAAAATTTTAATTTTATTAATTCTTATTTAAGTAGGATGAGTCCTATCATCCAAAGACATAACGGATTTATAGATAAATTTATCGGCGATGCGATCATGGCCTTATTTCAAAGAAACGTAATAGATGCCGTTTCCGCCGGTGTGGAAATGCAGAGATACCTAAAGGAATATAATGAACATAGACATCGCCAAGGTTATATTCCTATCCAGATAGGTGTCGGTATTCATTCAGGCTCCTTAATGTTAGGAACAATAGGCGCGGAAGAAAGGTTGGAAGGTACGGTAATTTCCGACACGGTCAATCTTGCCTCTAGGATAGAAAGTCTTACTAAAGTATACGGTTCCAGAATTGCTGTCAGTGAAAGTACGATAGAAGAAGTAAAAAAAGACGGCAAATTCCATTTCCGCTTTTTGGATAGAGTTAAAGTAAAGGGTAAACAAAGGCCTGTTTCCGTTTATGAAGTGTTCGACGGAGACGAACCTCAACACCAGGATCTGAAATTAAAGACCAAAGAATCGTACGAAAAGGGTGTAAAGGCATTTTATTCCAACTCATTCGAAGAAGCAAAACAACAGTTTGAGAACGTAATCTCGATCTTCCCGGATGACAAGGCCACTCAACTTTACTTAAAACGTTTATATCCGGTTACTCACGATCGGAAATTGGAAGAAGTCGAAGAATAA
- a CDS encoding SRPBCC family protein produces the protein MNPQTIVTSIEIQASPEKIWSIFTDFPKFPSWNPFLKRILGKPVKGGTIIVFDYYFTGVYLPTKALIYELTDSKSISWKGAFPLFFKYMFAGDHRFTFEKITPGRTKFSHTAILTGIMPSLFSSHIQTAVRNSHIKMNQKLKELSEDNF, from the coding sequence ATGAATCCTCAAACAATCGTCACCTCGATAGAAATCCAGGCATCCCCTGAAAAAATTTGGAGCATTTTTACCGATTTCCCTAAATTTCCTTCCTGGAATCCTTTCTTAAAAAGGATCCTCGGCAAACCAGTGAAAGGCGGAACGATTATTGTTTTCGATTATTATTTTACGGGAGTGTATCTACCAACCAAAGCGTTGATATACGAACTCACCGACTCTAAATCCATATCCTGGAAAGGAGCCTTTCCTCTCTTTTTCAAATATATGTTTGCCGGAGATCATCGATTCACTTTCGAAAAGATAACTCCCGGCCGCACCAAATTCAGTCATACTGCGATCTTAACCGGGATCATGCCTTCTTTATTTAGTTCGCATATCCAAACCGCAGTACGTAATTCACATATAAAAATGAATCAAAAATTAAAAGAGTTAAGCGAAGATAATTTCTGA
- a CDS encoding SDR family NAD(P)-dependent oxidoreductase, translated as MSKGNRPVVFLTGAAGGIGRETAALLSEKGYLLFLTDLQKQSSELKKFAETLGKDHIVFACDISKAADSEKAIKECVKQFGKIDVLVNNAGIMRPSKFENLTQDEIDEQIEINIIGTIRLTKLGLPHLKKSKGKLVILSSLAGIVPAPHHSIYSATKFALRGFALSLYLEWKEIGIRVSSILPGTIQSPMTKYMASRDSSPMAYINPPLPPSAVAKGIWKAIQTDKAEIYIPYSQGLLARVALLFPSLLSLIYPIMAKKGIRNFESWKRKGVFD; from the coding sequence ATGTCGAAGGGAAACCGGCCAGTCGTTTTTCTAACGGGAGCAGCAGGGGGGATCGGCAGGGAAACCGCGGCCCTTCTTTCCGAAAAAGGGTACCTTCTTTTTTTGACGGATTTGCAGAAACAATCTTCCGAACTGAAGAAGTTTGCAGAAACATTAGGAAAAGATCATATTGTTTTCGCTTGTGATATTTCTAAGGCAGCGGATTCGGAAAAGGCGATCAAAGAATGTGTAAAACAATTCGGAAAGATCGACGTGCTTGTGAATAATGCGGGGATCATGAGACCTTCTAAATTCGAAAATCTTACCCAAGACGAAATAGACGAACAGATAGAGATCAATATCATAGGCACAATTCGATTGACTAAATTAGGGTTGCCTCATCTTAAAAAGTCGAAAGGTAAGTTAGTAATCCTATCTTCTTTAGCTGGAATAGTTCCCGCGCCTCATCATTCTATTTATAGTGCGACCAAATTTGCGCTTAGAGGTTTTGCTTTAAGTTTGTATCTAGAATGGAAAGAGATCGGAATACGAGTTAGTTCCATTCTTCCCGGCACAATACAATCTCCAATGACCAAATATATGGCATCTAGGGATAGTTCTCCGATGGCTTATATAAACCCGCCTTTACCACCTTCGGCTGTTGCAAAAGGAATTTGGAAGGCAATCCAAACGGATAAGGCAGAGATCTACATTCCTTATTCTCAAGGGCTACTGGCTAGAGTTGCGTTATTATTCCCTTCCTTATTGTCTTTGATCTATCCGATCATGGCTAAAAAAGGAATCCGAAATTTCGAATCATGGAAAAGAAAAGGAGTTTTTGACTGA
- a CDS encoding alpha/beta hydrolase has translation MATATKKKSKKSAGKSKPGKTGVNSHPVSLEFTEEMKGFVSMPGSFNYQEDYAAGKKAGNYLMFHLTIRVNDTQFFVYDPDETGEAIGWVECQPLGGRFEVEKGVFNCFVDYGKPSANEKHMKYRLFLKNKAGKKITLNGFKKVVDDGILNIWRDTSTLYTTVFDGYVDEKAEPKAKVLAKGILHILEKDFIKQMTTFKSNGRTFSERKDALFRFGELFLGNLWEIYGAQFRKAEPELWRERDIPVFTLEGVKNSKITFHPFTTEDKIALNLVRFQKKESKDVVVLMHGLTTSTDMFVMPEHKNLVTYLHENGFTDVWSFDWRGSLRFNYNLFPHRYTLDDIALYDVPAALKVVKDAVGEGKRIHFVVHCVGSISFFMSLFGGKIDGVTSVVSNSVSLTPNVPTWSKIKLAFSPFLMESIFRFPNVNPRWYYLPGLASGKLLSRFVSLFHHECDEPACHMLSLMWGTGWPACYEHANLPDITHRRVGDLFGATSMNYYRHIRKAVGRKSMIKYRPTDIRYDSLPNNYLDKASEVKTPVLFMTGDQNKVFKDSNIIAYETLNRLNPGNKNELFIAEGYGHQDTLMGKKSDTDVFPRIVEFLRKNSNGVKKG, from the coding sequence TTGGCTACAGCGACTAAAAAAAAATCAAAAAAAAGCGCCGGCAAATCTAAGCCCGGCAAAACAGGAGTCAATTCTCATCCGGTAAGTTTGGAATTCACGGAGGAAATGAAAGGTTTCGTTTCCATGCCGGGATCTTTTAATTATCAAGAAGATTATGCTGCCGGGAAAAAGGCAGGCAATTATCTGATGTTTCACTTAACGATCCGAGTGAACGATACTCAGTTTTTTGTGTATGATCCGGACGAAACCGGTGAAGCCATCGGTTGGGTGGAATGTCAGCCTCTAGGCGGAAGATTCGAAGTGGAAAAAGGGGTTTTCAATTGTTTCGTGGATTACGGAAAACCTTCGGCTAACGAAAAACATATGAAATACCGTTTGTTCTTAAAGAACAAAGCCGGGAAAAAAATAACTTTAAACGGATTTAAGAAGGTAGTAGACGACGGTATCTTGAATATCTGGAGAGACACTTCTACACTTTATACCACGGTGTTTGATGGATACGTGGATGAAAAAGCGGAACCTAAAGCAAAGGTTTTGGCGAAAGGTATCCTGCATATATTAGAAAAAGATTTTATTAAGCAGATGACTACTTTCAAATCCAATGGTCGTACTTTTTCCGAGAGAAAAGACGCTCTGTTCAGATTCGGTGAGTTATTTTTAGGAAATTTATGGGAAATTTACGGGGCCCAGTTCAGAAAAGCGGAACCGGAGTTATGGAGAGAAAGAGATATTCCGGTATTTACCCTGGAAGGAGTCAAAAATTCCAAAATCACTTTTCATCCATTCACTACCGAGGATAAGATCGCTCTCAATTTAGTTCGTTTTCAGAAGAAAGAAAGTAAGGACGTCGTAGTGCTGATGCACGGACTCACTACTTCTACGGATATGTTCGTTATGCCCGAACATAAAAATTTGGTGACATATCTGCATGAAAACGGATTTACCGATGTTTGGAGTTTCGACTGGAGGGGAAGTTTACGTTTTAATTATAATCTTTTTCCTCATAGATATACTCTAGATGATATCGCTCTATATGATGTACCGGCGGCTTTAAAAGTAGTTAAAGACGCGGTTGGTGAGGGGAAAAGGATCCATTTTGTTGTACATTGTGTGGGTTCCATTTCATTTTTCATGAGTTTGTTCGGAGGAAAAATAGACGGAGTCACTAGCGTCGTCTCGAATAGTGTGTCTCTGACACCTAATGTACCGACTTGGTCTAAGATCAAATTGGCATTCTCTCCTTTTTTGATGGAGTCTATTTTCAGATTTCCGAATGTGAATCCTCGTTGGTATTATCTTCCCGGCTTGGCTTCAGGAAAACTATTGTCCAGATTCGTGAGCCTTTTTCATCACGAATGCGACGAGCCTGCTTGTCATATGCTGAGTCTGATGTGGGGAACCGGCTGGCCTGCCTGTTATGAACACGCAAATCTTCCGGATATCACTCATAGAAGGGTAGGGGATCTATTCGGAGCGACTTCTATGAACTATTATCGGCATATCAGAAAGGCTGTGGGTCGTAAGTCCATGATCAAATACAGGCCTACTGATATTCGATACGATTCTTTGCCGAATAATTATCTGGATAAGGCTTCCGAGGTCAAAACGCCTGTATTATTCATGACCGGCGACCAGAACAAAGTATTCAAAGATTCTAATATTATAGCTTATGAAACATTAAATCGTTTGAATCCGGGAAATAAAAACGAACTGTTTATCGCCGAGGGTTATGGCCATCAAGACACTTTGATGGGGAAAAAGAGCGATACGGACGTATTCCCTAGAATAGTGGAGTTCCTACGTAAGAATTCCAACGGAGTGAAAAAAGGGTAA
- a CDS encoding GMC oxidoreductase: MKFYEAIIIGTGFGGSINACRLSKKWPGKVLVLERGKEYPKGSFPRSPEGMSKNFWNIPEEGPIPRSSKFKRAGRQTGLFDIRNYPKLDVVLSAGLGGGSLIYANVFLEPPDHIFDHRWPETVKKKHLKPYYKIVKDVLGSRPIPDNGEDRRKVVRTELYEHFAKQESRISKRADINVFFGNDFKKPTPIGVQEKNRFGAIQTSCTYCAECDVGCNTHSKNTLDLNYLFVARNSNKAEIKTEHLATKIVPLNSRGEEDPSQSGEHGYRVHYLNLQNGNTIESFADTKRIVVSAGTLGSTELLLKCKTKFKTLPKISDKLGTQFSGNGDFLSFAAKGKKPADPNYGPVITQYTDYNLFSGFDPKKAFLLEDASYPVFASYFVSGAIPIIFKLKYILHFIGELFKSIINGKIFGRVGFLMSEALKGDLSYTSAVLLCMGIDTSDGKMYLDKKGNLQIHWPQKENITLYNSIMDVNKRFAKFTDAKTRFPMPTYSWPVRNNVTVHPLGGCIIGSSAGTGVCSSEPKTFGKVFGYEGLYVADGSLLPTAVGANPSMTISALSEMVAEGITGKKPNANLR; this comes from the coding sequence TTGAAATTTTACGAGGCTATAATAATCGGAACCGGATTCGGCGGTTCGATCAATGCCTGTCGTTTGTCTAAAAAATGGCCAGGCAAAGTTTTAGTACTCGAACGAGGGAAAGAATATCCTAAAGGGTCTTTTCCTAGGTCTCCGGAAGGAATGTCCAAAAACTTCTGGAACATCCCGGAAGAAGGTCCTATACCTAGATCTTCCAAGTTCAAAAGAGCAGGCAGGCAAACCGGATTATTCGATATTCGTAATTATCCAAAACTAGATGTAGTTCTTTCCGCAGGTTTAGGAGGAGGTTCCTTGATCTATGCGAACGTGTTTTTGGAGCCTCCCGATCATATTTTTGATCATCGCTGGCCGGAAACTGTTAAAAAGAAACATTTAAAACCTTATTATAAAATAGTAAAAGATGTCTTAGGTTCCAGACCAATCCCGGACAATGGAGAAGATAGGCGTAAAGTAGTCCGTACGGAATTATACGAACATTTTGCAAAGCAAGAATCCAGGATTTCCAAAAGAGCGGACATTAACGTATTCTTCGGTAACGATTTTAAAAAACCGACTCCAATAGGGGTCCAGGAAAAAAACCGTTTCGGAGCGATCCAAACTTCCTGTACATACTGCGCAGAATGTGATGTAGGATGTAATACCCATTCTAAAAACACTTTGGATCTGAATTATCTTTTTGTAGCTAGGAACTCCAACAAGGCAGAGATCAAGACGGAACACCTTGCTACTAAGATTGTTCCTTTGAATAGCAGAGGGGAGGAAGACCCTTCCCAATCGGGTGAGCATGGTTATAGAGTTCATTATCTAAATCTACAGAATGGAAACACCATCGAGTCTTTTGCGGATACAAAACGTATCGTGGTTTCTGCGGGAACTTTAGGGTCTACGGAACTTCTACTAAAATGTAAAACAAAGTTTAAGACCTTGCCTAAGATCTCGGACAAATTAGGGACTCAATTCTCAGGGAATGGGGATTTCCTTTCTTTTGCGGCTAAGGGAAAGAAGCCGGCTGATCCGAATTACGGTCCGGTTATTACTCAGTATACGGATTATAATTTATTCTCAGGTTTCGATCCCAAAAAAGCGTTCTTATTGGAAGATGCAAGTTATCCGGTATTTGCTTCCTATTTCGTCTCGGGTGCTATTCCTATTATATTCAAATTGAAGTATATTCTTCATTTTATAGGGGAACTTTTCAAGAGTATCATAAACGGGAAAATTTTCGGTAGAGTGGGATTTCTGATGAGCGAAGCTTTAAAAGGAGATCTTTCCTACACATCTGCGGTACTTCTTTGTATGGGTATAGATACTTCCGATGGAAAGATGTATTTGGATAAAAAGGGAAATTTGCAGATCCATTGGCCTCAGAAGGAGAACATAACACTTTATAACTCTATAATGGATGTGAACAAGAGGTTCGCTAAATTTACGGATGCAAAGACCAGATTCCCTATGCCGACTTATTCCTGGCCGGTCCGTAATAACGTTACCGTTCATCCGCTTGGCGGTTGTATCATAGGGTCATCTGCCGGCACGGGAGTCTGTTCTTCGGAGCCGAAAACTTTCGGTAAGGTTTTCGGATACGAAGGTTTATATGTTGCGGATGGAAGTTTATTGCCAACCGCAGTTGGCGCCAACCCTTCTATGACCATCTCCGCTCTTTCGGAAATGGTGGCCGAAGGAATTACAGGCAAGAAGCCGAATGCAAATTTAAGGTAG